Proteins encoded in a region of the Zunongwangia endophytica genome:
- a CDS encoding 3-hydroxyacyl-CoA dehydrogenase/enoyl-CoA hydratase family protein, whose protein sequence is MNRKINKVAVIGSGIMGSGIACHFANIGVEVLLLDIVPRELNEKEQKKGLTLEDKEVRNRIVNDSLQSSLKSKPSPIYHKDFANRIATGNLEDDIAKVSEVDWIIEVVVERLDIKQQVFEKLEKHRKPGTLITSNTSGIPIKFMNKGRSEDFQKHFCGTHFFNPPRYLRLFEIIPGPDTSKEVLDFLNHYGKKFLGKKSVIAKDTPAFIGNRVGIFSIMSLFHMVKDMDMTIEEVDKLTGPVIGRQKSATFRTVDVVGLDTLVHVANGLYENVPEDEAHDLFALPKFIQTMMDNKWLGSKTGQGFYKKEKKEDGSSEIKSLDLDKMEFRDRKSAKFSVLEQTKTIDKLSDRYKVLIKDEGKAGKFYRKNFSALFAYASNRIPEITDELYKIDDAMQAGFGWEHGPFQVWDALGVEKGIEMMKAEGYEPAAWVTEMVDAGITSFYSVKEGNTYYYEIPKKEHVKVPGQDSYIILDNIRESKAVFKNSGVVVEDLGDGILNLEFRSKMNSIGGDVLDGINKAIDLAEKEYRGLVVSNDGKNFSVGANIGMIFMMAVEQEYDELNMAIKYFQDTMMRMRYSSIPTVSAPHNMALGGGCELSLHADKVVAHAETYIGLVEFGVGVIPGGGGSKEMTLRAADTYQKDDVELNRLRENFLTIGMAKVSTSAYEAYDTNILQKGKDIVVVNRDNQLTIAKKHALLMAENGYTQPIKRNDIKVLGKQALGAFYVGTDQMNAGKYISDHDKKIANKLAYVMAGGDLSEASYVSEQYLLDLEREAFLSLCGERKTLERLQHMLQKGKPLRN, encoded by the coding sequence ATGAACAGAAAAATCAATAAAGTTGCTGTCATTGGTTCAGGAATTATGGGTAGCGGTATTGCCTGCCATTTCGCCAATATTGGCGTCGAGGTGTTACTGCTCGATATTGTTCCGCGAGAACTCAATGAAAAGGAACAGAAAAAAGGACTTACGCTAGAAGATAAAGAAGTACGCAATCGTATTGTTAATGATTCGCTACAGAGCTCTTTAAAATCGAAGCCCTCTCCTATTTACCATAAAGATTTTGCCAATCGCATTGCAACAGGGAATTTAGAAGACGATATTGCTAAAGTTTCTGAAGTAGATTGGATTATTGAAGTGGTGGTAGAACGATTAGATATTAAACAACAAGTTTTTGAAAAGCTTGAAAAACATAGAAAACCGGGAACTTTAATTACTTCCAATACTTCCGGAATTCCCATTAAATTTATGAATAAAGGAAGAAGTGAAGATTTCCAAAAGCATTTCTGCGGAACGCACTTTTTTAATCCTCCACGTTATTTACGTTTATTCGAAATTATCCCGGGACCCGATACTTCCAAAGAGGTTTTAGATTTCTTGAATCACTACGGAAAAAAATTCCTAGGGAAAAAATCGGTAATCGCGAAAGACACTCCGGCTTTTATAGGAAATCGTGTCGGAATTTTCAGCATTATGAGTTTATTTCATATGGTAAAAGATATGGATATGACCATTGAGGAAGTCGATAAACTTACCGGACCGGTAATTGGCCGACAAAAATCGGCTACTTTTCGTACCGTAGATGTGGTTGGTTTAGATACCTTGGTTCACGTTGCTAACGGATTGTACGAAAACGTTCCCGAAGATGAAGCGCACGATCTTTTTGCCCTACCAAAATTCATCCAAACAATGATGGATAACAAATGGTTAGGAAGCAAAACCGGACAAGGTTTTTATAAAAAAGAGAAAAAAGAAGATGGTTCTAGCGAAATCAAATCGCTTGATCTAGATAAAATGGAATTTCGTGATCGAAAAAGTGCGAAATTCAGTGTATTAGAGCAAACCAAAACTATCGATAAACTTAGCGATCGCTATAAAGTTTTAATTAAAGATGAAGGAAAAGCAGGTAAGTTTTACCGCAAAAACTTCTCCGCATTATTTGCTTACGCTTCCAACAGAATTCCGGAAATTACTGATGAACTCTACAAAATTGATGATGCAATGCAAGCCGGTTTTGGATGGGAACACGGTCCGTTTCAAGTTTGGGATGCACTTGGTGTAGAAAAAGGAATCGAAATGATGAAGGCTGAAGGTTACGAGCCCGCAGCTTGGGTGACCGAAATGGTAGATGCCGGCATTACTTCATTTTATTCCGTAAAAGAAGGAAATACATATTATTATGAAATTCCGAAGAAAGAACACGTAAAAGTTCCAGGTCAAGATTCCTACATCATTCTAGATAATATTCGTGAATCTAAAGCTGTATTTAAAAACAGCGGTGTAGTTGTTGAAGATTTAGGCGATGGCATTTTAAACTTAGAATTCCGCAGTAAAATGAATTCGATTGGTGGTGATGTCTTAGACGGAATCAACAAAGCAATTGATTTAGCTGAAAAAGAATACCGCGGACTCGTAGTATCGAACGATGGAAAAAACTTCTCTGTGGGTGCCAATATCGGGATGATTTTTATGATGGCTGTAGAACAGGAATACGATGAGCTGAATATGGCTATTAAATATTTTCAGGATACGATGATGCGTATGCGCTACTCCTCTATCCCAACCGTATCTGCTCCACATAATATGGCGCTAGGTGGTGGTTGCGAACTTTCGCTACACGCCGATAAAGTTGTGGCTCACGCAGAAACCTATATTGGTTTAGTTGAATTTGGCGTTGGGGTAATTCCCGGCGGTGGCGGTTCTAAAGAAATGACCTTGAGAGCGGCAGACACCTATCAAAAAGATGATGTTGAGCTGAACAGGTTACGAGAGAATTTCTTAACCATTGGGATGGCAAAAGTATCTACTTCAGCCTATGAAGCTTACGATACCAATATCCTTCAGAAAGGAAAAGATATTGTAGTGGTGAATCGTGATAATCAATTAACCATTGCTAAGAAACACGCCTTATTAATGGCAGAAAATGGCTACACGCAACCTATCAAACGTAACGATATTAAAGTTTTAGGTAAACAAGCATTAGGAGCGTTCTACGTAGGAACCGATCAGATGAACGCCGGAAAATACATTAGCGACCACGATAAGAAAATCGCTAATAAACTGGCATACGTAATGGCTGGTGGAGATTTATCGGAAGCTTCTTACGTAAGCGAACAATACTTATTAGACCTAGAACGTGAAGCTTTCTTAAGCCTTTGCGGAGAACGAAAAACTTTAGAACGCCTTCAGCATATGTTACAGAAGGGAAAACCGTTACGTAACTAG